A stretch of DNA from Candidatus Nomurabacteria bacterium:
TTGGCATTTGATGGACTTTTTGGATCTGCTGCATCTCCACTTAAGAGCAGTTTTGGAGCGTATGCTTGTTTGTAAAGTTCAATCCCTTTTTTAGTACGACCTACTGTATCACCACCGCTAATTACGACAATATAATCAGATTTTTCTGGCGGATGATTGTCTATCAATAATAGGTTGACGGCAAATATAAACGCCCAAAAGATTGCTACACTTGCTAGAATTATCTTAAGTGGTTTATTCATCTTTAATAATTATAGCTTAAAATTTTAACTAATTTTAACGCTTTCATTCTGACAGAGTTTAGCAAGTTTCGCTGCTGCATTTTTTACTTCTTTTGCAGACTTATTTGCAGATCCAAAACTTACTCTTATTGATGAATTTATTTGATCTAAACTTAAGCCTAGAGATTCTAAAACATGACTGGGCTTATCTTTACTTGCGGAGCATGCCGCTCCTGTAGATATTAAGATATTATTTAAGCCTGCCAGAATAACAAGTTTTTCTCCACTAACTTTTGGTATATAAATATTTAAAATATGAGGTGAGTGTTTTTTACCAATTTTTAAACCGATGGGATTTAGTTGTGATTCTGGTATAAGTTTATTAAATTCTGACCAAAAGCTACTACTTAAGTTTAGTAATCTTTTTAATTCTGTATTTTTTTTAGAGATAGAATTGTTTAGTGAATGATAAAGAGATATTACTGAGAGGGGATTTTGCTTTCTTTCTAAGACCTTAATGTTTTTATTGTCCAAGAACCTTAAAAGATCAGCACTTAAATATAGGATTCCAGAATTTGGAAGAGCTCCAAACTTTGAGCCATTAAGACTCATAGTATCTACTCCTAGCCTTGGTATTTGCAAGTCTTGGGTAATAGCTGCTTGGGATGCATCAGTATGCAAAAAAATAGGTAATTTAACTCCTCTTTTAATTCGATCTTGTTTTATTTGCTTAATAATTTCAGAGACTTCTTTTATAGGAAAAACTTGTCCGGTTTCATTATTTACATATTGGATAGAAACTAAAAGTGTAGTATTAGTTATCAAACTTTTAAGTTCAGTTAAATCAATAAGATCTTTTGGGTCAATACTTAAAAATACGCTTTGTTTAAACTTATTGAGCTGATCAATTAGGCTCGAATGTTCAATGTTAGTTGTTAATATCTCTGAATTTTGATCAGCTGAGCTAAGTAAATCAAAAAGCATATTTGTCGCATCTGAGCTTCCGTTAGTTATAAAAATATTTGGAGTCTTTACCCCAATAAGTTTAGCGGTTTTAGATCTTAAGTCTGTTAAGTATCTTCTCAACTTTACCGCAGGTTCGTACGAGGAGTCTATGTTGTAGAATGGTTTTTCTAAAAAATCTGAGATAGCTTTTTTTGTATCTTTATTGAGTGGAGCTCCAGCTGCGTGGTCTAAATTATAAATCTGAGCCATATACTTTAGTACTCTTTATTTAGAGCCATTTTTGGTAGTTCTTCTTCGTTACTTGACTGGCCATAAACCTGCGAAGCGACGTATTGATGATATAAAACTGCAGCATGAGCTAAGTTTTCAGCCTCGTCGGCAGCGACCCATGCATAATCTTGGCCGTTAACCGATTTGAGAATGCCATTATCACGCACTTCGTATCTAACTGTGTGTATTTTTTTGCTACCATCTAAATTATCACTCCACTCTTCGTGCCACACCCATGTTCTTGCATCAAGACAGAAGAACTCTCTTCTATGTCCTGCTGGAATTTGACCAAATAGCTTTGAGCCAATTTCGCTCTCTAGTCTTATTAATTCTTTTCTTTTAGCCTCCGTAAGTTTATTTTTCTTACTAGCAGTTTGGAACACTTTTGCAGCCCATGTTGCACTATTTGGTTGAGAGCGGATTATTTTTTTAAGCGCTTGTTGAACCGTTGGTAACATAGCTTATGCTCTCTACCCAATCTGTTGTATAACTTTTATTCTTAGGTTTTCAAGAGCATCACCAATATCAGCAATCACGGTAGCTAATTGTTCTGGAGATGTGGTTATTTCATTTGACATAAGCTTTAGATAGAAAAGAGCCTTTCACTGTTGGCTGTTGTGATATTGCAAAAATGCTCTAACTCTTCGCCTCTTAATTCACTTAAGAACTCTGCTATACGCATTGTATTCTTTATGGTATTGATTTTACCACGCTCAGGGGCTGGAGTCAAGTAGGGAGAGTCGGTTTCTAGTACTAATTTATCTAATGGGATTAATCTTGCTGAGTCTAGTTGAGCCGGTACCTTAGAAAACGTCATTATTCCGTTTAAGCCGATAAAAAAATCATTGGGTAAGTTAAATATTTGGGTAAGCTTATCAGGTATGTCAGAAAAACTGTGCACTACTCCTTGAATGTTAGGGAAGTTTTTTATTACTTCAAAAAATGGGTCAAAAGCTTCTCTGATATGTAAAATTACTGGTAGATTAGTTTTTTTTGCAAGTTCTAGATGCTTTTTAGCTAGCTTTGTCTGATTTGCACGAGCATCTTTTTCTTTATGATAAAAGAAATCAAAGCCAAATTCTCCAATTGCAACTACCTCTGGTTCTTTTGCAAGCTCTGACATTTCTGCCCATACTTTTGAGCTTAAATTTTGATTGATTTTATCTGAAGTTGCTTCGTGAGGGTGGATTCCAATTGATGCAAAAGCACCGTCTTTTTTGTGTTTTTTTGCAAAAGCAACCGCTTTTTTAGAGCTTTCTAAATCAGTTCCGATGCATATGAACTTAATTACACCTAAGTCTTTCCCAGCCTTTATGACAGTTGGTGCATCTGGGTAGCCATCTTCATGTATATGACAGTGGGTGTCTATAATTTCTAGCATTTTTAAACTGTAGTTTTGAGATTACTTATTATACATCCTTATATATCATATTACTTTTTATCTGATATAATTGTGCTTAAGTTTAGGTATTATTTTATAATTTTATGTTTGGTGGGAAGAAAAAAGATTCGCTAGATATTATTGCTGAATCTCATAGGCTAAATGATCAAATGATAAATGGAGATCCTGAGAAAAAACCCAACAACAAAGATAGTTTAAAAAGGGTTTTTTATATTTTCGTAGGCTTGTTTATAGCTAGCTTGTTAGCTACTTTGGTATACATTATTTTGTTAAAACCTGAGCCAGCCAAACCAGCTCCTACTCCAGAGCCTAAACCTTTAATATCTTTGTTAAAGATTGAAGGTGATGAAGAACTAAAGAACTTAGTTTATGGTAGCGATTACTCCGTCAGTACTTCTGGTAAGAATTACCTAGTATCAGTAAATAAGGTACCAAAAAGATTAATTTATAACGGCAAAGAGGTGTATAGAGGTGATGATTTAGTTAATTCTAATCTAAGTAAGGATGGAAAGCACTGGGCGCTAGAAACCGTGAGAGATGAGGTTAGATCAAAAAGAGATGAGAATACTAAGATAGTTCAAAATACTAATGTAAGAGTTAGCACTATATATATTAACGGCCAGAAATGGGGAGAGAAAGATGACTCCAGACTACTTGCAGTTACAAATAGTGGCGCTCCAGTAATTTTATCTAAGACTGGAAAACAAACTCCAAGCCAGTATGGTGAAGCACTTAGCGAAGAGATAATCTACTTCGGAGCTACAGAAAAGTTTAAGACTAGCTATGGAGTAGTTAACTTCTTAATGAACAGTGATGGGAGTAATTGGTTAGTTACAACTGCTAATCCAAGTACTAAAGAAGCCGTCGATTTATTTGTTAATAATACAAAAAAAGAATCATTGGATGCTCGAATTCTAAAAAGACTAAGCATAGATGACCAAGGGAACTATTTAGTTGGTTTTTGTAAAGATAATGTGAATAGTACAGGTGTTGGAGTTATTGGTAAGGACTGTCAGGTAAGCGTAAATGGTAAAACAAGGACTTCTATATCGGGTACCGTGTATCTTGCTCAAACTTTAGGATCTTTAGAAACTTATGCTGGAGTAGATCGTGAACTTAAGCAAAGTTTTATTAAAAACATAAGAACTGATTTGGCCTTAGAGCATAGAAAAGATATTGATGATGATCCTGAGACTATGCTTGGTGTCTACTTGAACGGTCGAGGTGACAAGTTCGCTGTTACGAGTACTCGTGTAATCAATAACAGAATTAAAGTGAGCATAAGTATTAATGGTGAAATAATTGAGAATAAGATATTTTCAGCTAGTCTATTTGGTTTTGGCGTAGATGAAAATGAAGCAACATTATTTATATACGAGTTACCAAATAAATCTTTGCAAACAGATTAATTTAATATTTAATAGTAAATAATTAAGTTTAGAGATTAGGATGACCTGGATGATATTGTTTTTAGCTTCTTTGATTCTTCTTCTACTTCTTCTGCAAGCTCCGGAGCACCTATCTGTCTGTAGGCATGCGCTAGTTGTGCAGAAGCAGTACCTCCTGGACTAAGCCTATGAGCTTTTTCTAGCTCTTTTATGGCAGCCTTTGGTTCATCCATCTTCTCTAATGTTTTTGCTAGGATTATTCTTCTTCCGGGGTTTTCAGGATCTTTATCAATTGATTGTTCAAAGGCCCTTGCTGCTTTTTCGTATTGTCCATCATTAAAATATATTAAACCTAAGTTATGTAGACTGCTGGCATTTTGGTTAATCCCGCTGCTTATTTCGAAACACTCTATTGCCTCTTTTTTTAAGCCTTGTTGGGCATATATAATCCCTAGTTTGTTGTAGGCACCATAATTTTTACTATCAAGTTTTAGTAAAGCGAGAAGTGATCTTTCTGCTCTACTCTTATCATTTTTTACTAAGTTTTGGTGTGCATCTTGCCACAATCTTCTTAGTTGACCCTGCATAAGATTGGTGTTGTAGTTTTCTACTACATGCTGTCTGGCAAGTAGCCAAAGGCTAAGTGCAAAAATTGCTATGTATGTAAATAGTTCGTTCACTTTTTAGTCTTATTAATAAACTAGGTATTATGATTAAGTTTAGGCTAAAATGAGCTGATTGTACAGCTCATTTATAATAACCCTCTTTAAATTACTCTATCTGGGGCGAGCTATGGGGATCGAACCCACGACCTTCGGAACCACAACCCGACGCTCTAACCAACTGAGCTAAGCTCGCCATTCTTAATAACTCATTATAACAGAGATAAACATTAAATTTAACGCTTAAGCTTGCTTAAGCTTAGTAAAAGAGTATATTAAATATTAATATGGTAAAAGTAAATTTTGAAGTAGTAGGATCAACACTTGCAGTTGCAGTGATAGGTGTAATAATCAGCGCTATTGGATATGGCGCTATAGAGATTGCTTCTAGGGACGAAATTACTTTAGACTCAATTTTAATTCATTCAGACGATTGCAGTGAAAGTGATGAGGTTGGTGATTTGGCTTTTGGAGATGTAGATTATGCTCAAGAATATGCTGATGAGCATGGAGGGCCTCAATCAGTGTGCTATGTTGTGAGTGAAGAATATACTGTTGGCGGTACGACAACAGAAGGTAAGATTTGGTATTCTGTCAGGTAGGCAATGAGTTGATAGAACTTAATGTCGTATGAAAGAGTGGTTTATTGGTGAAAGAAAGATAAAAGAGCTTCCTATAAATGTTTCGAATGAAGATATAGGTAAGTACTTTTGTTATGTCGGAAGAATGGAATCAGGCCAGGAGGCTGAGCTTAACCCAGATGATAGGGTAGAGCTTAGGTTGAGGGATTAGTTGCTTTGGTTAGCTGGAGGGCTTTTCTAACTATATTTGTACTCGTTATTCCGTAGTGTCTGAACAGCTCTTCTGGAGTGCCACTTTGGCCAAATTTATCGTCAATCCCTATTCTGACAACAGGAATTGGATAGCTTTCTGATATCACTTCAGCTATTAACGAGCCAAATCCTCCGCTAACTTGATGATCTTCAACAGTGATAAATCTTCTAGTTTTTTTGGCTGACTGAATAATTAGATCTCTATCAATCGGCTTTATGGTCGGAAAATGCAGGACTTCGGCATCTATACCGTGTTCTCTAAGTTTAATTCCGGCCTCAAGTGCATGCCAGGTTGCTGTTCCGCTGGAAAGTATAGTGATCTGATGTCCGTCTTTAAGCTTAACCCCTTCTCCTATTTTAAATTTAGTGTCTGGGTGAGTAAAAACAGGTACATCTTGGCGGGATAATCTTAAATAACTTGGAGATTTTGTCTTAGCAATAGCTAAAGTAATCTTTTCTGCCTCAATTGAGTCGGCTGGAGCAAAAACCTGCATGTTTGGTAGGACTCTCATAAGGGCGATGTCTTCAAGCATCTGATGAGTTGCGCCGTCATGGCCTACTCCTAGCCCGGCGTGTGAGCCGACTATTTTAACGTTTTGATTATTTAAACAAATAGTTGTTCTTATTTGCTCCCAACATCTCCCAGGGCAAAAAGCAGCATAACTACTGGCAAATGGTATTTTGCCTATTTTGGCCATTCCACTTGCAACGGTTACTAAGTTTTGCTCAGCTACTCCAACTTCAATTAACCTTTCTGGGAATTCGTCTCTAAGTTTACCCATTCCGGTACTTTCAACTAAATCTGCGCTTAAGCCCACAACCTGTTGATCTTTTTGTGCAGCTTTTAGCAAGCCCCTACCAAAACCGACTTTAATGGGTTCCATTCTAATGCTTAAATTAATCATAGACGACCTTTCCTTTTAGAGACCTAAGATCATGGATAGCCTCTCTGGCTTGTTTGTGGCTAGGGGCTTCGCTGTGCCAATGGAAGTCTCCTTCCATAAAATGTACCCCTTTACCCGGTATTGTGTGGGCAATGATAATGCTTGGTCTTTCAGAAACAGCTCTTGCCATCGCGCAGGCATCAATAATCGCTTCGATGTTGTGCCCGTCAACTTCTTGGATATGCCAGCCAAAAGATTCCCATTTATCTTTTAGGTTTTCAAGTGGCATCACTTTCTCTGTTGGACCATCTATCTGGATATTGTTTCTGTCGAGAATTGCAGTTAAGTTATCTAACTGATATTTGGCACTAAACATAGCTGCTTCCCAAATATTGCCTTCATTAAGCTCGCCATCGCTTAAGGTTAGATATATATGTCTGTGGGGACTTTTATCAAGTTTAAGGGCTAGAGCCATTCCTGCAGCTTGAGATAAACCAGATCCTAGTGGTCCAGATGTATTCTCTAAGCCAGGAAGACTACTTCTTTCTGGGTGGCCTTGCAATCTTGACCCGAATTCTCTCAAAGTAAGTAATTCTTTTTTAGGAAAGTAACCTGAATGAGCCATCGCGGCATATTGGACTGGGGCACAATGACCGTTACTCATTAAAAAGATATCTCTTTCGCTCCACTCAGGATCTTTTGGATCATGTCTTAAGACTCTAAAGTATAGGGCTGTAATGATATCTGCCATTCCAAGAGGTCCAGCAGCATGACCTGAGCCTGCTTTTTCTAGCATTTCTATAATGCTTTCTCTAATTTTTTCAGCCTGATCCTCGAGCTGCTTAATAGTTTTATCTTTCATTATTCTTGTACTGCTTTCTCAATTAGTTTGATATTTTGTTGCATTTTTTTCCAGGCGTCTAGTTTTAGAATCTCTTCTTTTTTTATCTATCTGATGTTTCTGCCTTTCCAATCTACCTTGCCGAATTCGTACTTATACATTGATGTTAAGTTCAGGTAAACCTCTACCACTATCATTATTGGTAGATTAAATATGGCTAAGAACCAGCCACTCGGGTTTACTCGTGTCACTAACATTAGATGAGATAACCACCAAAAGATTGTTGCAATAACTCCTAAAATAACACTTAGGGTATATTGCTGAGTTGTAATTGCCTCGTATAGCCCAAGAGCTGGAGCGACTAAAGCTGCTAAGATTAATAAAATCATGTAGCATACTAGTGCTGGATTTCTGCCAATATGAGGGTAGTAGCTTCTAACTGAAGAATCCCATAAGCTCGATAGCTTTTTTCTTGTTATGACTCCATCATCTGCATTAGCAAAGGCATAAAAATAAGAGTCAGTTGAGTAAAGTTTAGTAGCTAAGTTTTTTTCTGGGTTTACTACATCAGGTATTTCTGTAAAAGTCTTTAAGTCAAGTAGAGCTGATTTCTCGACCATCCATAGGCTACTAGAGACTGGGGGACGCTTTAGTAAATTTCTAAATGTAGTCTGCCATAGTAATCTTAGGGGCTGAAGAAGCTGGGGCCAGAAATCTAGATGTAATAGCATTGGCTGGAGAGAAATCATCTTATATGTATAGAATTTTGAGAATTGGATCATCCTACTGATTGTTCTGGGTGATATTTTTGTATCGACTCCTAAGAATAAAATGTAATCACCACTTGCTTCTTGTGTTAATCTCTCGAAAGCCCAGTTTTGTCCTAGCCAGCCAAGTGGAGGCTCTTGGCCCGAGATGAATCTAACTCCATTGTTAGCGTAAAAGCTCATTAGGCTTCCGGTTCCGTCTGTACTGCAGTCATCAAGTACTATAACCTCCATCTTTTCGTAATCGGAGCTTAATACAGCATTTAAACAGTCGGCTAAAGCTTTATCCTCGTTTCTGGCGGCGATAGCGACAGTTACAGTTGGTTGCTGGGCTTTACTAAGCTTTGGTGTTTTATAAAGTCTAGACTTACTGATAGTTCTTATAACATTAAATAAAGCCGTAACTGACCCCACAAAGCTTATGCCTATTACAGAATCTACAAACAAGCTAAAGTTTAGGGATTGGGTGAGTTGAATCTCAAGAGAAAATATTAGGCAGAGTCCTAATAGTAAGAATGCAGTGTTTGTCCAGATAGAAGCTGACATACTTTTGTTATCTATTCTGTCTGAGCCGTATCTTAAGAAGTTGAAACTTAAAAATAGAATTAAAGTAGCCATAACATAAATGCTGATATCAAAGCCATATTGGTAGAGCCAGAATAATGAAGTTAAGTTTAGAGCGGATATAACTTGATTTAGAGATTTAGTTATAAGATTTGGTTTTAAAAAGCATATAATAGACGATAATAAGCTAGTTATAGCTGCTGTCTCTACTGCGTATATTAGGTAGATGTTCATTTTTCTCCAACCATCTATTTATTCTCCATTATATTGCTTATGATTTTATCAAATAATAATGATAAACTTAAGCTATATATGAGTGGAGATATTATCGCGATTTTAGTTGTGCTACTGTTTGGCTTTATTGGTCTAGGTTCTTTGTTAGTTAACAAGCTAGGAGATCTACAGAGTAATGAGGATAATTCAAAAGAAAATGAAGTTCTTAGACAAGATATACAGTTTTTAGAGCAAAAGCTGGCTACGTTAAATGAGACAATGCGAGATCAGATGAACACTCGTCTTGATAAGAATCATGAGTTAATGAGCTCAACTTTTCAGAAACAGTTTAAGCAGTCTCAAGATATTATTGCTGATGTTAATACTCGTCTCGCTAGACTTGATGAAGCTAATAAGAAGGTAGTTGATGTGACTAGTGAGTTAAAAACTCTTCAGAATGTTTTGCAAAATCCTAAACAACGAGGAGTTTTGGGTGAGTATCATTTAGAAACGGTTTTAGCTAATGTTTTACCGCCTGGTAGATTTGAACTGCAGTATAAGTTTAAAAATGGAGAAGCTGTGGATGCAGTGGTTTTTCTGCAAGATGGTAAAGTACTTCCGGTAGATTCTAAGTTTAGTTTAGAGAATTACAATCGTTTAGTTGATGCTAATGACAAAGATCGTCGAGAGGCTCTTGCTAATCTATTTAAATCTGATTTAAAAAAGAGAATTGATGAGACAGCTAAATATATTAAGCCTAGTGAGAACACTATGGATTTTGCTTTTATGTTTATCCCAAGTGAGGCTATTTATTATGATCTTTTAGTGAACAAGGTTGGCGCGAGTGGTGTCCAGGCCCGAGATTTATTGGAGTACGCCTTCCAAGATAAAAAAGTTATTATTGTCAGCCCAACCAGCTTTATGGCGTATCTACAAACTGTTCTGCAAGGGCTTAGAAGTTTGCATATCGAAGAGCAGGCAAAGGAGATTCAAAAAAGAGTTGGAGACTTAGCCAGGCATATTGGTAGCTATGAGAGCTTTATGCAAAGTCTCGGTAAATCTCTTGGTACAACTGTAAATCATTATAATAAAGCCCATAAAGAGCTTGGGAAAATTGATAAAGATGTCATGAAGATCGCAGGTAAAGAAGCTAAATTAGATGCTTCTGTAGATCCAATACTACTAGACAAGCCAATCGAAGAATAGAATTTATTTATTTAGTCCTGATTTTACGGTTTTCCAGATGCTTGGGTCACCGTTTTGGAGGTGCCAATACCACCACTCTGCTCCCCAAAAATAAACCTCTTTTATGCCGGTCTTTTTGGCAAAGTTAATGTTCCTTTTGACGTCTTCAACGCTCATGGTTTTGTTCTGTTCTTCTAGACTAGTGTTTTTGGTATCTCCTGAAATTGTCCATGGTTCGAGTTGGAACTCGTGAATAATACTTGGCTTGCCAGTTAGGCTCTTTTGACCTTGAGCTAAAAAGGCATAGTACCAAGCTGGGAATGGGTATGTTACATAACCTAGAGTTTTGTTATGCACTTTTCTGTAAACACTTATTCCATAAATGTCTGCTTCTGGTTTACCCAAGGCAAAACCACCGTAGTTATTTGATCTCGTTAAAATTATTGGTGTTTTTGGATCAAGATTTTTAACTAAGTTGAATTCATCTACTAACCTTTCTCTTGAATAGTCTGGACAGATTCCAAAGTCTTTTAGAAAATACTCATTCTCTAGTTGATAACTTTCTAAAGCTGGGTTATTCTTATATCTCTTAACAACTTCGGACAAGTATATCTTGAGGCTCGGATACCATTCTTCTTTAGGTAGATTTTTAGACCATTCTGGCTGATGACATTCTGGCCATCTAGGCTGTCTTAATCCTATAGAAAGTGAGATCTTAACTCCTTTTTTTTCAGCTTCGGCAAATTGCCAGTCTAGATCCGAGAAGTCATATTTGCCCTTTTCTTTTTCTCCTTCAGACCAGTAGCTAACTAATCTTATTTTTCTTAAGTTTAGATCATCTAATATTGCACTATAGGTTTGTTTAGGATCAAGACCATAATGCTCAGCATGACTCGATACAAAAGTTGTGCCAAACTCGTAACCTTTATTCTTCTCTGAAAGTTGATATTTAAATGACACCAACCTCATTACAAGGATGATTAGTATTATAGTTAAGGCAAGGCTGAATAGTATTTTTTGAAGTTTACTAAAAGAGCCCCAAATACTTTTTAGGTATTTTGGGGTCTCCTTGAGTTTAGATAATCTGGTATTCATCTTCTATAGTGACAATCCTTCTGGTCGGGGTGATAGGACTTGAACCTACGACCTCACGGTCCCAAACCGCGCGCGCTACCAACTGCGCCACACCCCGTATAAAAATGAGCCATCTTGTGTCTCTTAATTATAACAGATTACCCTGTAATTTATCTAAATAGCAATCCTACTGCTACGCCAAATCCACATGCTGCTCCACCTATAAGTAGTGTTTTTAGGGCGTATTTTATTTTATCGCCACCTAAGATATATCCTCTCCATAAGCCTAGAAAGAATAGGCTTAAGAACGTGAAGCTAATTATTAACGTATTGTTGAGAGATCCAAATATCAGTAGTGGTAGCATAACCCAAAGTCCTGCCAAAAAGTAAGAGACAAGCATTGCAATCCCTTTTTTTAGTGCAGCCTCTTCTTTTTCGGGGTTATCGTCGTTGGAGATGAATTCTCCGGCCCCCATGCTGGTGGCTTCTACTACTATTGTAATGAGCCCGGCAGCAAGTACAGTCTCTTTATTTGTACCGGCTGCTATGAGACCTACTATCACTCCTGTAGTAGATACAAAACTGTCTTCTACACCAAAAACTACAGTCCTTAAGTTTTCTTTAATGTTTTTCATATACATATTTAGTATATCTTATTTATTTAAAGCCTAAGCTCTTTTTAAGAGTAGTTCAAAATATTTTGTACTACCGAAAGGTATTTTTTGCTTAACTAAACTTTTACCAGGTAAAGAATTGGCCGAACAGATCGTAAAATTACCAAACTTGTCATTTATTTCATCAACAGCTTGTGTTAACCACTCGGCTTTATTAACTTCTTCGAATATCCCAACCTGATTTCTGTTTGATGGCTCTAGCTTATAGCAAGTGATAGACATCTGCTTGATTTCTTCATTCTTTGGTCTTTGATTTATTAAATATAGAGCTCTTCTATAAACTTCTTGGTCGGTATAAAAGCTTGACTTATACATTTTACGTTTAACCCAGTATTCTCCACTTTGTAAATGTAAGGCAACCATAACTCCTCGGGCGCACTTATTGTTATAGCGTAGTTTTTGCGCGGTTGTCTCACATAAATAATGGAAACACGGTAAAATGTATTTTTCTTCTTTTGAAGTTTGTCCTAGAACCCATTGTCTCCCTACTTGCCCGAGTTTAGTTGGTTTATCGTCTACTTCATAACCTTTTAGACGTTTGTACCAGTACTCTCCTACGATGCTATGGAAGACTTGCCTTCTTAAAAAGTCTGGACCTGCTCTGTAAAAATCTAAAACGGTAAATATGCCAACGGCATTAAGTCTAGCCTGATAATGCAGGGCTATACCAGTTAAGTCAGTTAGTTCTATTTGTTTGTAGTAGTTAATAAGATTGTCGTGATTTAAGATATCTAGCCCGTCTGGTTTGTGCCACCCGGCAGCTTGTTTGGCTAAAAATCTGTTTGTGCCAATTCCAATATTAATTTTCATCCAGCAACCAAGCTCTTTTTTAACTTGTTCTTTAATCTCTAGACCTATCTCTTCTAGGGATCTAGTGTTAACTCCTCTGGTGCCGTTAAAGTCGATAATGCCTTCATCGA
This window harbors:
- a CDS encoding aminotransferase class V-fold PLP-dependent enzyme; amino-acid sequence: MAQIYNLDHAAGAPLNKDTKKAISDFLEKPFYNIDSSYEPAVKLRRYLTDLRSKTAKLIGVKTPNIFITNGSSDATNMLFDLLSSADQNSEILTTNIEHSSLIDQLNKFKQSVFLSIDPKDLIDLTELKSLITNTTLLVSIQYVNNETGQVFPIKEVSEIIKQIKQDRIKRGVKLPIFLHTDASQAAITQDLQIPRLGVDTMSLNGSKFGALPNSGILYLSADLLRFLDNKNIKVLERKQNPLSVISLYHSLNNSISKKNTELKRLLNLSSSFWSEFNKLIPESQLNPIGLKIGKKHSPHILNIYIPKVSGEKLVILAGLNNILISTGAACSASKDKPSHVLESLGLSLDQINSSIRVSFGSANKSAKEVKNAAAKLAKLCQNESVKIS
- a CDS encoding TatD family hydrolase; this encodes MLEIIDTHCHIHEDGYPDAPTVIKAGKDLGVIKFICIGTDLESSKKAVAFAKKHKKDGAFASIGIHPHEATSDKINQNLSSKVWAEMSELAKEPEVVAIGEFGFDFFYHKEKDARANQTKLAKKHLELAKKTNLPVILHIREAFDPFFEVIKNFPNIQGVVHSFSDIPDKLTQIFNLPNDFFIGLNGIMTFSKVPAQLDSARLIPLDKLVLETDSPYLTPAPERGKINTIKNTMRIAEFLSELRGEELEHFCNITTANSERLFSI
- a CDS encoding tetratricopeptide repeat protein — translated: MNELFTYIAIFALSLWLLARQHVVENYNTNLMQGQLRRLWQDAHQNLVKNDKSRAERSLLALLKLDSKNYGAYNKLGIIYAQQGLKKEAIECFEISSGINQNASSLHNLGLIYFNDGQYEKAARAFEQSIDKDPENPGRRIILAKTLEKMDEPKAAIKELEKAHRLSPGGTASAQLAHAYRQIGAPELAEEVEEESKKLKTISSRSS
- a CDS encoding transketolase family protein, yielding MINLSIRMEPIKVGFGRGLLKAAQKDQQVVGLSADLVESTGMGKLRDEFPERLIEVGVAEQNLVTVASGMAKIGKIPFASSYAAFCPGRCWEQIRTTICLNNQNVKIVGSHAGLGVGHDGATHQMLEDIALMRVLPNMQVFAPADSIEAEKITLAIAKTKSPSYLRLSRQDVPVFTHPDTKFKIGEGVKLKDGHQITILSSGTATWHALEAGIKLREHGIDAEVLHFPTIKPIDRDLIIQSAKKTRRFITVEDHQVSGGFGSLIAEVISESYPIPVVRIGIDDKFGQSGTPEELFRHYGITSTNIVRKALQLTKATNPST
- a CDS encoding transketolase; protein product: MKDKTIKQLEDQAEKIRESIIEMLEKAGSGHAAGPLGMADIITALYFRVLRHDPKDPEWSERDIFLMSNGHCAPVQYAAMAHSGYFPKKELLTLREFGSRLQGHPERSSLPGLENTSGPLGSGLSQAAGMALALKLDKSPHRHIYLTLSDGELNEGNIWEAAMFSAKYQLDNLTAILDRNNIQIDGPTEKVMPLENLKDKWESFGWHIQEVDGHNIEAIIDACAMARAVSERPSIIIAHTIPGKGVHFMEGDFHWHSEAPSHKQAREAIHDLRSLKGKVVYD
- a CDS encoding glycosyltransferase, giving the protein MATLILFLSFNFLRYGSDRIDNKSMSASIWTNTAFLLLGLCLIFSLEIQLTQSLNFSLFVDSVIGISFVGSVTALFNVIRTISKSRLYKTPKLSKAQQPTVTVAIAARNEDKALADCLNAVLSSDYEKMEVIVLDDCSTDGTGSLMSFYANNGVRFISGQEPPLGWLGQNWAFERLTQEASGDYILFLGVDTKISPRTISRMIQFSKFYTYKMISLQPMLLHLDFWPQLLQPLRLLWQTTFRNLLKRPPVSSSLWMVEKSALLDLKTFTEIPDVVNPEKNLATKLYSTDSYFYAFANADDGVITRKKLSSLWDSSVRSYYPHIGRNPALVCYMILLILAALVAPALGLYEAITTQQYTLSVILGVIATIFWWLSHLMLVTRVNPSGWFLAIFNLPIMIVVEVYLNLTSMYKYEFGKVDWKGRNIR
- a CDS encoding DNA recombination protein RmuC, whose translation is MSGDIIAILVVLLFGFIGLGSLLVNKLGDLQSNEDNSKENEVLRQDIQFLEQKLATLNETMRDQMNTRLDKNHELMSSTFQKQFKQSQDIIADVNTRLARLDEANKKVVDVTSELKTLQNVLQNPKQRGVLGEYHLETVLANVLPPGRFELQYKFKNGEAVDAVVFLQDGKVLPVDSKFSLENYNRLVDANDKDRREALANLFKSDLKKRIDETAKYIKPSENTMDFAFMFIPSEAIYYDLLVNKVGASGVQARDLLEYAFQDKKVIIVSPTSFMAYLQTVLQGLRSLHIEEQAKEIQKRVGDLARHIGSYESFMQSLGKSLGTTVNHYNKAHKELGKIDKDVMKIAGKEAKLDASVDPILLDKPIEE
- a CDS encoding beta-galactosidase, encoding MNTRLSKLKETPKYLKSIWGSFSKLQKILFSLALTIILIILVMRLVSFKYQLSEKNKGYEFGTTFVSSHAEHYGLDPKQTYSAILDDLNLRKIRLVSYWSEGEKEKGKYDFSDLDWQFAEAEKKGVKISLSIGLRQPRWPECHQPEWSKNLPKEEWYPSLKIYLSEVVKRYKNNPALESYQLENEYFLKDFGICPDYSRERLVDEFNLVKNLDPKTPIILTRSNNYGGFALGKPEADIYGISVYRKVHNKTLGYVTYPFPAWYYAFLAQGQKSLTGKPSIIHEFQLEPWTISGDTKNTSLEEQNKTMSVEDVKRNINFAKKTGIKEVYFWGAEWWYWHLQNGDPSIWKTVKSGLNK